taactaagtaacgcaattagttacttttttggggagtaacttaataatTGTAATGCAAATAACTtaattaatattgtaatgcaatactttaaaaagtaactttccccaacactagtgattattttgaattgggtGACAAAAGAGTCGCAGTTTGCGCTTATATGATTTCATgacataataattttaaaaaagaagTAAAAACTTATTAAAGTATTGGTATCTATCATGATCGGTAGACATCATTCTAAGTAATcgaatatcggtatcggcacagAAAGGTTGTATCGATGCATCTCTAACAAAAATACGCACCATATTTGTCAAATTAGCATATTTCTTATGCTACTTTAAGgtttttatgctactttaagTTTTTATGTGTTCGCCGCGTCATATTAACTAACgtgcatcatgcatcatgtcaaaatatgtgcctgctgcagacggtTCGaatgggtttatgataaaagagttcGCATTTGCCAGGTACTCGCTTAATATCATGTGTAAttaaagttttttgtattttttggtgaatgtgagcgtctcttttatcataaacacttTCTGCActtttttgacatgacgcacATAGGTTTAAATGATGCACCGaataacatattttgacatgacgagccacatgCATGACATGCCGACCATATATTTTGAATTCACGTCCCTGGGAAAAGAAGTCATCAGCCGCCACGTttacaggtcaaaacttaaaatgtatgttgaattgacttggTGCAtttgcaattttttacagtgtaataataATTTCCTTTACTTATTTTAACATCTTCATTTTCAAACTTGGCACTATTATgatattttagtaaaaaaacaaGCACCCAACAGGCAAAGGAGTGATAAGAAAGCATTTAATCCAGCACTCTAtgtctttgtgtgtttaaaataaaaagtctgAAACTTGCTCTCTGCGGATGTTTTAACATTCCTGACTGAAGCATTTACAATCAACCGGTTATTAGGAAAACCATCCATTAGTTTTGAGCCTGCAGATCAAGTGCATGACCTTTCAACTGTAACATGAACTGTGTTACATCAAAGCATAAACATACATAAACACGATAAATCACATGTTTAAATGGAGCTCAGTTTGTCAGTAAAGAAGAAATTCCAGGAGAAAGAGGTTAAATATTACATCTATACTATCTCAAGAATGCTTATCTCTAGCCCGGGTCAAACACACCCACATACATGTGACCCTCTTTTGTTTGACATTTCATAGAAAGCATGTGTATATTGAAACCTTTATAAGACTGTGAACTTTATTCTGTATGTGCTATCCAATctgtttaacacacacacacacaaagatttTTAAAGGTAGGTTATTTTGCTTAAGCAGTATAGCTTAATGCTTGTTTTTTCAAACACAATTGCAATGCATAATACTTACATAAATAagtaaccagtgttgggggtaacgcattacaagtaacatgcattacgttataaaattacttttctgaagtaacaagtaaagtaacacattactttttaaatgtacacattcatatttgtataatgcaagttacttttttagttttatttaatttaaaaatgtatgtcaatatttttgtgatgaaatgtGCAATTTCTAAATGCAGAATTCTTTAGTCATAAGAGCATGCAACAGCCAAGTAGAAACAAGTAGCGAAAacgtaacttaaaagtaacgtaagcattacttttcatgaaaagtaactaagtaatgcaatattgtaatgcattactttttaaagtaactttccccaacactaaGTAACACTTTGACCTAACTTAGTCTTAGTCTTAACTTTTTGAAAATACTCAACTCAGTTAAGAAGCTTAACTGCTTGATTAGTTTACTTAATTAAGATAAGTTACTTAATTTACTTAATTCATTTGTGTTGGGACAACATCAATCATTTTCATTGACTAACTGAAACTATCCAGCGGATcgggttcccagcatgctttgcttGCATGACAAATGACATTACATgttaaattaagaaaaactgtgtttttaaagatGCTGTAGTATGTAATTTATCTAGGCAAAGATGAGTAACGAGAGCTCTGCACATGgtaatctccaaacaattaattattcctcaaaatctgtatcttcatctgatacagactcaaacataagatctgtttacacacacacagagctactgaaggagatgCTCTGTgaaacaaccaatcagagcagagctcaacattattatttattattgacAATTTAATTCTGGGGggaaatcctagggttgtaaatagacatgtaaaactgtctcttgataatttttgcacttaataaagccacaaaccttctatgtagatatcagaagacaaacagattatttcaatgcattctttgaaACTATTACGAAAGATTAAAGTTATGTGGACATGTTATTATTTGTTATTCTGTAATGTTgaagttccctttcagtcggtcactacgacgtcacgtcgtgaccgacaaattgggaactcgcttagagggaCTAATCTGCTTCGataactactaaaacgccaatgaacttggcattgaggtatttgcataatggtGGCGCCGCACcaccaggtgcgtatataagcagcaggtgcaaatatggaaattagcttcttttcgctgagaaagccgggagAATGTGACCGGCcgacagcagggagcagcacctgtggcgacgggacgtgacgtctccgttccctccttcagggaacgagggttacatcagtaaccgagacgttccctttcactcggtcactacgacgtcacgtcatgaccgacgaattgggaatccctaccaaaacgccactaggagctaacctcttccagtgtctgcaaaaaAAACCCTCCGATTCCACTTAAGGAGATGGAGAAATAGGAtaaaggcagaaggccgggcactagatgttcctttaaccccacagaagtgccagcgactgggaagcgccctacctgagcgggataggaacgctgcggaagccaccgcccctcttaagggctaatggtgggcgaaagtcaaccgtagttgaggtaaaatgacagccgtggctgtgtaagcaaagctgtgctctgctaagggaaacgtgggctggtggGATTAAAGccacggaaaaatactcacaaaggaaccctgCTAAGGGACGCAATGTGGGGCCCGAGCCAGACACGTAGGTTCGCGAggatacagctagtgaaaggctgacagccaatgctccgcaacatggGCGGCCAAGGTAGCGGAGGAAGAACAATttaaaccattacgcatttttgttctgatgaccaaCAAGCTATTTTTTAATGTGTAGATTTAATgtcattaatttatttgtcctttcaaagacattttgaaatgtgttttcaacaGGTTTTTCATGAACAACCCATCAGCTAAGCAGTACTTTACTCACTTCGGTGACATGCAGGGTCCAGATGAGATGCGAGAGAACGCCCTGCTGAAGAAACACGCCCTGAGGATCATGAACGCCCTCAACATGCTCGTGACGAACCTCCGTGATGGAGACAAAGTCAATAACATCTTTACTCAGATGGGCAAAACGCACGCGCTCAAGCACAAGGTGGACCCAGTTTATTTTGAAGTAAGTACTGCATGAAGAGAACAGAAAAATACACACTACATAATGTACACACTACGTGCTGTATCCTACAATGAACTGCACTCTTCACCTTTTATTTTCCAGTGTGATGAATAAACTGTATGTCATTCATCATGCTAGTATATTAAACATTTGCAATCATGTGTTTTTCTTGACAGAAAATAGCTTCTGTCATTCTGGAGGTTCTGGTTGAAGCTTTCCCACAATTCTTCAGTGCAGCGGCGGTGCAGGGGGCGTGGTCTAAACTCATGGGTATCCTGTGCACAGAGCTGAATAAAGTCTACACTGAAGTCGGCTGGGAATCCATCAAAAACTCTGCTTAGAGCCGAAAGAGAGACTCTCCAGAAGTTACACTGGATATAATTACAGAACATAGTGACAGATGGACGGGCGGTCCGCTTTCTGTCGAGGCCCCGCCCAGGAAATGATCTCATTCTGTGTATATGCATAATTATGTGATGTACACCAAAGATTAGCACAGATACAGTATCTCATGTACTTCGATTCATTTGTATGCTTGATAATAAATAAGACGATAAGAGTGATGAAGGCGATGAGAGATGAATCTTACATGACGGCCAGGATTGTGTCATGGGAAATATCTAGCAACTGTTTATAATCAAAACTAACAACCAGATCAGTACATCTCCCACATACATCATTAAATATTTACACATTCTCCAGATGAACCAACAGCAGGTTCACAAACACTATCAGATATGTGTGTGTCTGCATATTTCATACTTGGTAAACATGTAAGATAAATACTGAGTTCAGCCAAAGCAAAGGATTTTGCAATGATTGGGTATAATTCCTAAAAAAACTGTTCTGTTGTGCACAAGCTGAACTGATTTCTGTTTTGTTctcaaatgatttttttatgttaaaataactGATTGTAAAATACATTGAAATAAAGCCATTTAATGTAAAATCATATACTGTCACCTTAAATGTATTTCAATTCATTGTGTCATATAAACTCCAGTGTCATTAATATGAAAGACAAGCAAACGTTTCTTAgtagtaaaagtgtaaaagatTATATACCcccctttgtgatgtcatctGCATGCTTCTTCTGCTAAATGGTTTTatcaaataaactttaataaggCATGTGACAcctaaaaaagcaaaaatatctgccaatggggtgagaaaaataatattgaaataagttttcttttttcttaaacacttaattcaagctaAATCTTTTCACTCCATTTGCAGAtaatttagcttgttttaagcacaaatttttgtctaaaaactagacttaatttcttaggtcattttgctaatcaagaaaaagcatctaaatttaagaattttttttatatttctactgaaaacaagacaaaaatactaagtaagaaagtcatttttcttttgcagtgtaaaattaCACTCTAATTTcggtagaaattacagtattactgggtattactggcaactagctgccagtaacgtACTGTAGATttcacatttatgttatttactggcaacattttgttcaaagttaaatgaacatgaaacattttcagattttatcttctacagtaagttactggcaaccagctgcaaaattacagctaatttttaatAAAAGGGTAAAAAATTGCTTCCTATAGCtttcactgggacagtaccctttaaaatggTCCTAATATTTATCATTTAGATACATTTGATATTActatttgaggtactaatatgccctCAAAAGTAGTCATTTGGATCaattgaaattgagatttatacatcatcaaTGAAAATCATCTCtctattgatgtatggtttgttaggacaggacaatatttggtagaaatacaactatttgaaaatctggaatctgcgAAAGTaatgtgcaaaaaataaaaatattgaaaagaATGCATCTTCtcataataaacaaaaacagttttgatgtttacagtaggaaatatacaaaatatcttAAAGAAACATGAACTTTAAAGTACATAATGATTTTtggtatttaaaaaattataatttgtacccataaaatgtcttttttacttttatctacaaacacatctgtgctacttatgactggttttgtgctcCAGGGTTTTTAGGTACA
This window of the Misgurnus anguillicaudatus chromosome 19, ASM2758022v2, whole genome shotgun sequence genome carries:
- the cygb1 gene encoding cytoglobin-1; this encodes MDAKVEHTQSSGAITDEDVSTIQDTWKPVYEKKEDAGVAVLIRFFMNNPSAKQYFTHFGDMQGPDEMRENALLKKHALRIMNALNMLVTNLRDGDKVNNIFTQMGKTHALKHKVDPVYFEKIASVILEVLVEAFPQFFSAAAVQGAWSKLMGILCTELNKVYTEVGWESIKNSA